accaaatgacctagtttttcccaAGTGACCCAGTTCCAAGTCATCCAAGATTTTGAacggacaaacattctgaccaagttttataaagatcaagtAGACAAGAACATGTAGAACACGAAATCCtcaccccttgatgcattcagtaattgcacaatcaacagaaattatttggtcactgtgcactggacgtttgacatactgacctcaaatcaataataatGGGTCATttaaactctgtatcaaatgtcATCTTACActaaagcattctctagttatttggcaaaaagctctactgttctgggtcaatgtgaccttgacctttgccctattgacctcaaaatcaataggggtcatttactggtcatgatcaacctactATTAATGttcgtgatcttaggcccaatacttctcaagttatcatccggaaactctttaactgttccaggtaactgtgaccttgacctttgacctcaaaatcaataggggtcatctgctggtcatgatcaacatccctataaagttttgtgatcctaagcccaagtgttctcaattatcgtccggaaatggtttaattgttccgggtcactggtaccttgatctttgacctcaaaatcaataggggtcatctgctggtcatgaccaatctccctatgaactttcatgatccttaggcccaagtgttctcaagttatcatccagaaacggtttaactgttccaggtcactgtaaccttaacctttgacttactgacgtcaaaatcaataggggtcatctgctggtcatgaccaacctccgcataacctttcatgatcctaggcccaagcattatCAAGTTATCGTCTGATAAATTGGTTTAActttccgggtcactgtgaccttgacctttgtcttactgatctcaaaatcaataagagtcatctgctggtcatgaccaacctccataacaactttcataatcctaggcccaagtgttcttgagatcatccggaaacagtttaactgttacgggtcactgtgaccttgacctttgacctactgacctcaaaatcaataggagtcatctgctggtcatgaccaacctccctatcaactttcatgatcctagacccatgcattatcaagttattgtctggaaactgtttaactgttcagggtcactgtgaccttgatctttgtcttattgatctcaaaatcaatagggatcatttgctagtcatgatcaacctccttattagctttcatgaccctaggcctaaatgttcttgagttatcatccggaaacggactggtctagggacagacagaccaaccgacatacaaacatctgcaaaacaatataccccaacTCTTAAAAGGGGGGTATAAAAATGTGGTAgcaagatttttctatgatttcacctagtgacctagtttttcaccaaGATACTGCAGTTTTTTTACTTGATCgtgatttcataaagacaaacattctgacaaaatttcctGAAGATCAAGTAGATAATGTTGCTTCAAGAGAgcttacaatgtttttctatgatttgaactagagttttaaactttatctagatatttCCTTTTAACTGACTTGGCGATCTAGCTCTTGTCCTTAGATGACCCAGTAATGGATTTGTGTGAGATTCTATTGATGGTTatagtctgaccaagtttcatttagatttggCGGctgacacagggtgatcactattGACCACtttgagctcaggtgagctaaaagtagTTTTTAGAAATAACTGAACCACCGTGCTCATAAAAGTGTGATTGGCTGTTATTCAATTTTTAATATACCAGTTTTCGTTGGCTTGTTTACTAGTTTATTTCCCCAAGGACCTAGAACATACGTCTGATTGTTGGTATGCACATATAAAGAGTTCTAAAAATGCAAGTCAGTGTGAATCTGTATGTTTAGGCACGTACTGGCTTACCTCGAAGTGTATCACGTGCTACAGAAATATGGAACAATCAGTAGAATAAGGAATACATTCATAAGGCTAAGGgcatacttttttttgttttaaaggccCATGTGGTTTACCGAAATCATTGTCCAACATAAATATGCAGAAGTATAATATCACCCGTTCATTTATGTAACGGATTATGCAAGGTGCTGTGTTAACTCCCATTAATTACTAGCCTTTGTCACGATGATCCTTctatgaatatttctttttttctattgacTGTTCTTTTTCAAATGCCAAGTTGTTAAGACTTTCTTGTTTAAGACTTGTCCCGTCACCTTATATTATACCAGAAGTGGCCCACAGATTACTAGATAATGAGCTATCGTGCGTGAATTTGAGCTTTATTGTGAAATAAAACCGGGTACAATATTTTACGTTTCAGATATCAGTCATGCTTCAACTGCAATAAAGAATGTAAAAATATTGCGTAGTTTCGCTTCAGTTACTTGTATTTTATGCTGTATTTTATGTAAAGTTAAAGGAAGTAAAAATCATGGCAAATTTTCTGTTTGTTGTTGGAATACTTCTAGTTGGCCTTATTTATGGTATAGTATTGAAcgttttgcttttaaactttaaccTTTTAAAATAGCTATGTTGTctgtttttatattgaaacatttttttaaccaaACACTACACTGTAACGACTCACCCTGTACTCTCAGGAGGTCACGTGGTGAATACATTCGGTAGATACAGCACTAAACTACAAAAGGAGtagttgtgagtttgatccttcGCCCTTATTCcgttaccctgctaagtttctataatgaactgatccatctttcaatttggacagtactattaactgttaaaaggggtgcttaccaaaaaagatactggctgaatagtgaacagtgatctgcactggtcgcaaaggcagaattagtcGTGTCCGGCATGGTTAAACATTCGAATTTATGGGGTTTCTACACTAGGTATAACGACATAACCGGTATTTAGGGCGTGCTTAAGTTAGCTTTGTGAAACAGTTAAGGTTATAACTTATCAGTCTTATTTCATGTCAGTGTAAAAACTTTCAGTATTATATTACACCTCTTAAATATGATAGTAGGCTATTACTGCACTTCCTTGATATTACATTcctaaatgttatataaaaaggTACAAAGCCTCGATGGATTCTACGACGCgcctaaaatttaaaattaataaaaccgCTGGTGCATCTatttaatttatgtatttttttctgttcagcAATACGTTTTAAATCCTGAAATCGTGACAAGATTATTTGTGTACTTTCTTTGTATCCTAATTTTATGATTTACTATGGTTTATTAAGCGAACAGCTCTTCCgttgaaaaaataatttgttatcCGTACCCGAAACATGATAGACAAACTGGGTAATCGTATGTTTGATGCATAAGAATTTTACACTAGTCATACCAAGCATGGATATGATCTTTTAAGGTTGGTATTTGGTGTCTGGTTATTTTACAGTGTATTATTTCTGCCATCTCGTGTTGTCATGTTGTCGAGGCAAAGATATGACAACACGACAATACGGCAATTCAGGAAGTCGTGCTGTTGGCTCGCTTGGACGAAATCAAGACAATACAACAGCTCAACAAGTAAAAGAGCGCCTAAACGACATTTTTATACCCGCCAGTATATGAAAACTCGACATAAATATCTGAGGAGTTGGAGATCTATATCCTTCGTTATTTCGTGTAGTCGCATTATCGTGTGTTCACCCAGCCAACACGACAGAACGCGGACGCGAGTGGTATCCGCGAGATGGATGTtgtgttagtttgtttgttttgggtttaaaaataacgccgtttttcaacagtattatagtcatgtaacggcgggcagttaacctatccagtgttcctggcttctgtaccagtacagacctgttctccgcaagtaactgccaacttccccacatgaattatcagaggtggaggacgaatgatttcagacacaatgtctattatcaaatcgtcacggtgaacatacgccccgcccggggatcgaactcgcgaccccgggtcgcgatccgtagaccaacgctctccctactgagctaagcgggcgggttgtaTATGTTAGTGTATTATTCAAGAGTTAGATACTGTATATAACAGTGGTACATTTGTTGTTTGTAGATGTCGCTGGTCTACAACACTGCTATGGGTTTCTCTGGTGTGAGGATGGTTACTACTGTTGtaattataatacaaaatgttgGTAAGGGTTTTAATTCTAGGTAATGTCCCGCCACCGGACGGGTTGTCAGGGATCACACTTTCATGAGAGCATTAGtttttttgtgtacatgtattcaaGCTgcgtttttttataatttcaatgcGACTGAGATAAATTTGAAAGTTGATATTTCAGCTGTACTGCGGATAGTTAAAACCTCCGGGATAAATATACGTTGTGgtaacatttattataatttGATTTCCTACATACGCAGGGTCGGGTTCAGCTATGGCATGATAATTcaagttttaactgttatttgTGTTACTGATTAAATTATGTCAGTGTTCCCCTATATTGCAGCGCTTCTCTTGCTGGAGGAGCGATCGCCGGTATAGTGATAGGTATTGCCGCCGTCGTCGGGATATGTATCTGCGTATGTATCGTATGTATGAGGCGGAGGAGAAACCAGCCTGGGATAGTTGTACAAAATCAGTCGGCAGTGGGTACGATCTTTTgattgtaaagttttcaaaaatgaaacatatattttttcaacagaacttttttgtaaaaggtttatgCAAACGAATTTTGTATGAATGGTTACAAACGCGTAATTTATTCTGTACCGATCACCATTGCTAGCATTGAGGCAGGAtagaaagtaacaaaaaaaaaaaaacccaaacattttGGTTTGGTATTTAATACttatttatcaaacatttttttatcttaGGAGGAGTGGCAGTTGTTTCGCAAGTTGCCTATCAGAACCCTGGAATGTATGGTCAACCTGGACTCCCTCAGCAAGGTTTCGTGCAACAGCCAGCACCTTACGGACAACCAGCACCCTATGGACAGCCTGCCCCGTACGGACAACCTGCACCTTATGGACAGCCTAGCAGTGATCCCAGCAAAGTTACATCGGCGCCACCAGCTTATACCccaaattaaaacatttcaaaatgaacATCAACTACATATACTTACAGCTTACTAACCGAAGCAAACTTTTTATCGAATCTGCTTGAAGTTGAATCAGCACCCGCAACTCATATCAAATTTCTAGAGTACCAAAATGCTACTTCTTCTGCAACCATATCACCAATTTATTCGGTCAGCCATAAAGATTCACTAGGCGGAATGCATCCGATGTAAAACTTCTGACTGTGCATTTTTATTTACTGACAATTTACAAAAGTTATGCTTGAATTTTGACTCAACACCGGAAAACACAAGTCCTACAGAATGATCATTGCAGGAAAAAGTAATTTGGCAAACCAGTCGTGTTCCTTTTGGTCGAAAGTCTGTTAAATGCACTATACTGAACTGAATCAATATACAGATAATATCCCAAAAGCCATTGTTTATGTGgatgtttgtttttgtgaaataatttgaccaaaatgtacAAACATTCGGCACATTAGGCACTTTACATCATGTTGAATATAGCAGACTTGTTTTTCAAAGCTTCCTCCTCTTTTATGCTTTATATGAACTATGCTATATGATAACcttcatgtaaatataaaattgttcttgtaaataaattaaaaattgttcTTGTTAATAAAGTTTGTTtctattaaatattatttatccaCTATT
The genomic region above belongs to Mercenaria mercenaria strain notata chromosome 12, MADL_Memer_1, whole genome shotgun sequence and contains:
- the LOC128545953 gene encoding cysteine and tyrosine-rich protein 1-like; its protein translation is MANFLFVVGILLVGLIYDVAGLQHCYGFLWCEDGYYCCNYNTKCCASLAGGAIAGIVIGIAAVVGICICVCIVCMRRRRNQPGIVVQNQSAVGGVAVVSQVAYQNPGMYGQPGLPQQGFVQQPAPYGQPAPYGQPAPYGQPAPYGQPSSDPSKVTSAPPAYTPN